A window of Streptomyces sp. SAI-127 contains these coding sequences:
- a CDS encoding isochorismatase family protein has protein sequence MRRALIVVDVQNDFCEGGSLAVAGGADVAAAVTELVGQAAGSGYQHVVATRDHHIAPGGHFADNPDFVHSWPAHCVAGTEGVGFHPNFAPAVASGAIDAVFDKGAYAAAYSGFEGADENGVTLADWLRAREVSEVDVVGIATDHCVRATALDAAREGFRTHVLLDLTAGVAEATTERAIEEMREAGVELSGKPVV, from the coding sequence ATGCGCCGCGCCTTGATCGTCGTTGACGTGCAGAACGACTTCTGCGAGGGAGGCAGCCTCGCGGTGGCCGGCGGTGCCGATGTGGCCGCCGCCGTCACCGAGCTGGTCGGGCAGGCGGCGGGCTCCGGCTACCAGCATGTGGTGGCCACCCGCGACCACCACATCGCACCCGGCGGCCACTTCGCGGACAACCCCGACTTCGTGCACTCCTGGCCCGCGCACTGCGTCGCCGGGACCGAGGGGGTGGGGTTCCACCCGAACTTCGCGCCTGCCGTCGCCTCCGGGGCGATCGACGCGGTCTTCGACAAGGGGGCGTACGCGGCGGCGTACAGCGGGTTCGAGGGCGCCGACGAGAACGGCGTGACACTGGCCGACTGGCTGCGGGCGCGGGAGGTCTCCGAAGTCGACGTGGTCGGGATCGCCACGGACCACTGCGTACGGGCCACCGCGCTGGACGCGGCCCGGGAGGGCTTCCGTACGCACGTCCTCCTCGACCTCACCGCCGGGGTCGCCGAGGCGACGACCGAGCGGGCGATCGAGGAGATGCGGGAGGCGGGCGTGGAGCTGTCCGGGAAGCCGGTCGTCTAG
- a CDS encoding nicotinate phosphoribosyltransferase, translating into MNTADLGLPVDVPSTALFTDQYELTMLQAALKAGTAERRSVFEVFTRRLPEGRRYGVVAGTGRVLDAVENFRFDADVLGFLRERDIVDEETLDWLASYRFGGDIWGYPEGEVYFPGSPIMRVEGSFAECVLLETVILSILNHDSAIAAAASRMSSAAGDRPLIEMGARRTHELSAVAASRAAYVGGFATTSDLAAGFRYGIPTVGTSAHAFTLLHDHERDAFQAQVDSLGRGTTLLVDTYDVTEAVRTAVEVAGPELGAVRIDSGDLLLVAHRVRQQLDELGAKRTRIIVTSDLDEYAIASLAVAPVDAYGVGTQLVTGSGHPTASMVYKLVARAESDDPKAPLIPVAKKSSGGKSSVGGRKWAARRLDAEGIAEAEVVGTGAVPPALAERQLLVELVKGGEVVAREALDVVRDRHAAARANLPLSATQLSRGEPVLPTEYVQGRSGS; encoded by the coding sequence ATGAACACAGCGGACCTTGGGCTGCCGGTGGACGTTCCCTCGACGGCGCTCTTCACGGACCAGTACGAGCTGACGATGCTGCAGGCCGCGCTGAAGGCGGGTACCGCCGAGCGGCGCAGCGTCTTCGAGGTCTTCACCCGGCGGCTGCCGGAGGGGCGGCGCTACGGCGTCGTCGCGGGCACCGGCCGGGTGCTGGACGCGGTGGAGAACTTCCGTTTCGACGCGGACGTCCTCGGCTTCCTGCGGGAGCGGGACATCGTGGACGAGGAGACCCTGGACTGGCTCGCCTCCTATCGCTTCGGCGGCGACATCTGGGGCTACCCGGAGGGCGAGGTGTACTTCCCGGGCTCGCCGATCATGCGGGTGGAGGGCTCGTTCGCCGAGTGTGTGCTCCTGGAGACCGTGATCCTGTCGATCCTCAACCACGACTCCGCGATAGCCGCGGCCGCCTCCCGGATGTCCTCGGCCGCGGGCGACCGGCCGCTGATCGAGATGGGTGCCCGCCGCACCCACGAGCTGTCCGCCGTGGCAGCCTCGCGGGCCGCCTATGTCGGCGGCTTCGCCACCACCTCCGACCTCGCGGCCGGCTTCCGCTACGGCATCCCCACGGTGGGCACCTCCGCCCACGCCTTCACCCTGCTGCACGACCACGAGCGGGACGCCTTCCAGGCCCAGGTGGACTCGCTGGGCCGGGGCACCACCCTGCTCGTCGACACCTACGACGTCACCGAGGCCGTCCGTACGGCCGTCGAGGTCGCCGGGCCCGAGCTGGGGGCCGTGCGCATCGACTCGGGCGACCTGCTCCTCGTCGCGCACCGGGTGCGCCAGCAGCTGGACGAGCTGGGCGCGAAGAGGACCCGGATCATCGTCACCTCCGACCTCGACGAGTACGCCATCGCCTCGCTGGCCGTGGCCCCGGTGGACGCGTACGGCGTGGGCACCCAGCTGGTGACCGGGTCAGGGCATCCGACCGCCTCGATGGTCTACAAGCTGGTCGCGCGCGCCGAGTCGGACGATCCGAAGGCGCCGCTGATCCCGGTCGCGAAGAAGTCGTCCGGGGGCAAGAGCTCGGTCGGCGGGCGCAAATGGGCGGCGCGGCGGCTGGACGCGGAGGGGATCGCGGAGGCCGAGGTCGTGGGCACGGGGGCGGTTCCGCCCGCGCTCGCCGAGCGGCAGCTGCTGGTGGAGCTGGTCAAGGGCGGCGAGGTCGTCGCGCGGGAGGCGCTGGACGTCGTACGGGACCGGCATGCCGCTGCCCGGGCCAACCTGCCGCTGTCGGCGACCCAGCTCTCGCGCGGAGAACCGGTCCTTCCGACGGAGTATGTCCAGGGGCGCTCGGGTAGCTAA
- the clpS gene encoding ATP-dependent Clp protease adapter ClpS: MGRVTSPAPVEIERTESAEEVFAVPEPDVPWVTIVHNDPVNLMSYVTYVFQSYFGYSKDKATKLMLDVHHKGRAVVSSGSREEMERDVQAMHGYGLWATLQQDRK; encoded by the coding sequence ATGGGCCGTGTGACGTCACCCGCTCCCGTAGAGATCGAACGCACCGAGTCGGCGGAAGAGGTCTTCGCCGTCCCCGAGCCGGACGTCCCCTGGGTCACGATCGTCCACAACGACCCGGTCAACCTCATGAGCTACGTGACCTACGTCTTCCAGTCGTACTTCGGCTACTCGAAGGACAAGGCCACGAAGCTGATGCTCGACGTCCACCACAAGGGCCGGGCGGTCGTCTCCAGCGGATCCCGCGAGGAGATGGAGCGCGATGTGCAGGCCATGCACGGCTACGGTCTGTGGGCCACGCTCCAGCAGGACCGGAAATGA
- a CDS encoding DUF2017 domain-containing protein, with product MPGTFEPLPGGGAAVALDDVEISIIRSLAVQLLELIGPGPAEDAPDDPLAELFADGPSEPPSDPVLKRLFPDAYSDPEGTPQAKEAEEQRAYSSEFRRYTENDLRTGKRENALAVVRSLDALNSAGEGGAVLKLSTGESQQWLGALNDLRLAIGSRLDITDEEDTDLLYRLPDEDPRKPMVMAYLWLGGLQETLVTTLMP from the coding sequence ATGCCAGGAACCTTCGAACCGCTCCCCGGCGGCGGCGCGGCCGTCGCCCTCGACGACGTCGAGATCTCCATCATCCGGTCGCTGGCCGTCCAGCTCCTGGAACTCATCGGCCCTGGCCCCGCCGAGGACGCCCCCGACGACCCCCTCGCCGAGCTCTTCGCGGACGGCCCGAGCGAGCCGCCGTCCGACCCGGTGCTCAAACGGCTGTTCCCGGACGCCTACAGCGACCCCGAGGGCACTCCCCAGGCCAAGGAGGCCGAGGAGCAGCGGGCGTACTCCTCGGAGTTCCGCCGTTACACCGAGAACGACCTGCGGACCGGCAAGCGCGAGAACGCCCTCGCGGTGGTCCGCTCCCTGGACGCGCTGAACTCCGCGGGCGAGGGCGGAGCGGTCCTCAAGCTGTCGACCGGTGAGTCCCAGCAGTGGCTCGGCGCCCTCAACGACCTGCGGCTCGCGATCGGCTCCCGCCTCGACATCACCGACGAGGAGGACACCGACCTCCTCTACCGGCTGCCGGACGAGGACCCCCGTAAGCCGATGGTGATGGCGTATCTGTGGCTGGGCGGTCTCCAGGAGACCCTCGTGACCACCCTTATGCCGTGA
- a CDS encoding amino acid permease produces the protein MTSAQVDTGSSGSEKSSEEGYERGLGSRQVQMIAIGGAIGVGLFLNAGANIAKAGPSLILMYAVAGVIIFFIMRALGELLLYRPVSGSFAEYSREFLGPFFGYFTGWTYWLLWVVTGMAELTAAAIYVNYWFPAVPQWTTALVFLVVLFVANLISVKLFGEIEFWFSMIKVTALIGMIVIGLGVLTFGFSAAGDTAAVSNLWAFDGFFPKGIGSSLMTLQGVMFAYLAVELVGVTAGESENPEKTLPKAINTLPWRIGLFYVGALTVILCVVKWTEFAAGVSPFVKAFAVIGIPAGAGIVNFVVLTAALSSCNSGMYSTGRMLRTLADSGEAPQAFNKLSATRTPALAITVSVLFMGIGVVLNYVVPEKAFGYVVSVATAAGIWTWLMILISHVRYRREVVAGRLPASSFPAPGGSVGSWIAIVFLLFVTCLIAYDPDSRVCLYVMAGWAAALGIGWAVLKTRNPRITDRREPEFEKAAG, from the coding sequence ATGACCTCCGCTCAGGTCGACACAGGCTCGTCAGGCTCGGAGAAGAGCTCCGAAGAGGGGTACGAGCGCGGACTCGGCAGCCGCCAGGTCCAGATGATCGCGATCGGCGGCGCCATCGGCGTCGGCCTCTTCCTCAACGCCGGGGCGAACATCGCCAAGGCCGGTCCGAGCCTCATCCTGATGTACGCCGTCGCCGGCGTGATCATCTTCTTCATCATGCGGGCACTCGGCGAGCTGCTGCTCTACCGCCCGGTCTCCGGTTCCTTCGCGGAGTACTCCCGCGAATTCCTCGGCCCGTTCTTCGGCTACTTCACCGGCTGGACGTACTGGCTGCTGTGGGTCGTCACCGGTATGGCCGAACTCACCGCCGCCGCGATCTACGTCAACTACTGGTTCCCGGCCGTCCCGCAGTGGACGACGGCCCTGGTCTTCCTGGTCGTCCTGTTCGTGGCCAACCTGATCTCGGTGAAGCTGTTCGGCGAGATCGAGTTCTGGTTCTCGATGATCAAGGTCACCGCCCTCATCGGCATGATCGTGATCGGTCTCGGCGTCCTCACCTTCGGCTTCAGCGCGGCCGGCGACACCGCCGCGGTCTCCAACCTCTGGGCCTTCGACGGCTTCTTCCCCAAGGGCATCGGCTCGTCCCTGATGACCCTGCAGGGCGTGATGTTCGCCTACCTCGCCGTCGAACTGGTCGGCGTGACCGCCGGTGAGTCCGAGAACCCCGAGAAGACCCTCCCCAAGGCGATCAACACCCTGCCCTGGCGCATCGGTCTCTTCTACGTCGGTGCCCTCACCGTCATCCTGTGCGTGGTGAAGTGGACCGAGTTCGCGGCCGGCGTCAGCCCCTTCGTCAAGGCCTTCGCCGTGATCGGCATCCCGGCGGGCGCCGGCATCGTGAACTTCGTCGTCCTCACCGCCGCGCTGTCCTCCTGCAACTCCGGCATGTACTCCACGGGCCGCATGCTGCGCACCCTGGCCGACAGCGGCGAGGCACCCCAGGCCTTCAACAAGCTCTCCGCGACGCGGACGCCGGCACTGGCCATCACGGTCTCCGTGCTCTTCATGGGCATCGGCGTGGTGCTGAACTACGTCGTGCCGGAGAAGGCCTTCGGATACGTCGTCTCGGTCGCGACCGCGGCGGGCATCTGGACCTGGCTGATGATCCTGATCAGCCATGTGCGCTACCGCCGCGAGGTCGTGGCCGGCCGGCTGCCCGCCTCCTCCTTCCCGGCGCCGGGCGGCTCGGTCGGCAGCTGGATCGCCATCGTGTTCCTGCTCTTCGTGACCTGCCTGATCGCGTACGACCCCGACTCCCGCGTCTGTCTGTACGTGATGGCCGGATGGGCCGCCGCGCTGGGGATCGGCTGGGCCGTACTGAAGACCCGGAACCCGCGGATCACGGACCGGCGGGAGCCGGAGTTCGAGAAGGCCGCAGGCTAG
- a CDS encoding M67 family metallopeptidase, translating into MLTITQALVDQIVAHARKDHPDEACGVVAGPAGSNRPERFIPMLNAAMSPTFYEFDSGDLLKLYREMDDRDEEPVVIYHSHTATEAYPSRTDISYANEPGAHYVLVSTADTDGLGDFQFRSYRIVDGEVTEEEVTVVEAY; encoded by the coding sequence ATGCTGACCATCACCCAGGCCCTCGTCGACCAGATCGTCGCGCACGCGCGCAAGGACCACCCCGACGAGGCGTGCGGAGTCGTCGCCGGGCCGGCCGGATCGAACCGGCCCGAGCGGTTCATCCCGATGCTGAACGCGGCCATGTCGCCCACGTTCTACGAGTTCGACTCCGGCGACCTGCTCAAGCTCTACCGCGAGATGGACGACCGCGACGAGGAGCCGGTGGTCATCTACCACTCCCACACCGCGACCGAGGCCTACCCGTCCCGCACGGACATCTCCTACGCCAACGAACCCGGCGCCCACTACGTCCTGGTCTCGACGGCGGACACCGACGGCCTCGGCGACTTCCAGTTCCGCTCCTACCGGATCGTCGACGGCGAGGTCACCGAGGAGGAGGTCACGGTCGTCGAGGCATACTGA
- a CDS encoding putative leader peptide: MVLNDVSEKTPGILLVARLHVDLCRLNSAIC; the protein is encoded by the coding sequence ATGGTTCTGAACGACGTGAGCGAGAAGACGCCGGGCATCCTGCTCGTGGCGCGGCTGCACGTCGACCTGTGCAGGCTGAACAGCGCCATCTGTTGA
- a CDS encoding MoaD/ThiS family protein has product MAIEVRIPTILRTYTDGQKAVEGNGNTLAELFADLETRHAGVQARIVDGGELRRFVNVYLNDEDVRFLDGINTKLTDGDNVTILPAVAGGMA; this is encoded by the coding sequence ATGGCCATCGAGGTCCGCATCCCGACCATCCTCCGCACCTACACCGACGGGCAGAAGGCGGTGGAGGGCAACGGGAACACCCTCGCCGAGCTCTTCGCCGACCTCGAGACCCGGCATGCGGGCGTCCAGGCCCGCATCGTGGACGGCGGCGAGCTGCGCCGCTTCGTCAACGTCTACCTGAACGACGAGGACGTCCGCTTCCTCGACGGCATCAACACCAAGCTCACCGACGGCGACAACGTCACGATCCTGCCGGCCGTGGCCGGCGGTATGGCCTGA
- a CDS encoding cysteine synthase: MRYDSPLAAVGNTPLVRLPRLSPSADVRIWAKLEDRNPTGSVKDRPALHMIEQAEKDGRLTPGCTILEPTSGNTGISLAMAAKLKGYRIVCVMPENTSQERRDLLAMWGAEIISSPAAGGSNTAVRVAKELSAEHPDWVMLYQYGNPDNAGAHYATTGPEILADLPSVTHFVAGLGTTGTLMGVGRYLREHRPDVKIVAAEPRYDDLVYGLRNLDEGFVPELYDASVLTTRFSVGSADAVTRTRELLQQEGIFAGVSTGAALHAAIGVGNKAVKAGESADIVFVVADGGWKYLSTGVYTAATTEEAIETLQGQLWA, translated from the coding sequence ATGCGTTACGACTCCCCGCTGGCCGCGGTGGGCAACACCCCTCTGGTGCGCCTGCCGCGGCTCTCGCCGTCCGCCGACGTACGCATCTGGGCGAAGCTCGAGGACCGCAACCCGACCGGCTCGGTCAAGGACCGCCCCGCCCTGCACATGATCGAGCAGGCGGAGAAGGACGGCCGCCTCACGCCCGGCTGCACCATCCTGGAGCCCACCTCCGGCAACACCGGCATCTCCCTCGCGATGGCCGCCAAGCTCAAGGGCTACCGGATCGTGTGCGTGATGCCCGAGAACACCTCGCAGGAGCGCCGGGACCTGCTCGCCATGTGGGGCGCCGAGATCATCTCGTCCCCCGCCGCGGGCGGCTCCAACACCGCCGTACGGGTCGCCAAGGAGCTGTCCGCCGAGCACCCCGACTGGGTGATGCTCTATCAGTACGGCAACCCCGACAACGCGGGCGCCCACTACGCGACCACCGGCCCGGAGATCCTCGCCGACCTCCCCTCGGTCACCCACTTCGTCGCGGGCCTCGGCACCACCGGCACCCTGATGGGCGTCGGCCGCTACCTGCGTGAACACCGGCCCGACGTGAAGATCGTCGCCGCCGAACCGCGCTACGACGACCTGGTGTACGGGCTCAGGAACCTGGACGAGGGCTTCGTACCGGAGCTGTACGACGCGTCGGTGCTGACCACCCGCTTCTCCGTCGGCTCCGCCGACGCGGTCACCCGCACTCGCGAGCTCCTCCAGCAGGAGGGCATCTTCGCGGGCGTCTCCACGGGCGCCGCCCTGCACGCGGCGATCGGCGTCGGCAACAAGGCCGTGAAGGCCGGCGAGAGCGCCGACATCGTCTTCGTCGTGGCCGACGGCGGCTGGAAGTACCTCTCGACGGGCGTCTACACGGCGGCCACGACGGAGGAAGCGATCGAGACGCTGCAGGGCCAGCTCTGGGCGTGA
- a CDS encoding type II toxin-antitoxin system PemK/MazF family toxin has protein sequence MDTSWWLALAAVVLLALVATLVDGWGRGRRPKGRADRVGRPSGRTVVRPRPAEIWWANVPYEDGPGGKDRPCLVLAVHGKRATVAKITSKYHDERAGVIPLPPGAVGDAQGRASFLETDELRAVPVWDFRRKVGVVDPVLWDQIRHLAT, from the coding sequence ATGGACACGTCCTGGTGGCTCGCGCTCGCGGCGGTGGTACTGCTCGCGCTGGTCGCCACGCTCGTGGACGGCTGGGGCCGGGGGCGTCGGCCGAAGGGGCGCGCGGACCGGGTCGGCCGTCCGTCCGGGCGGACCGTGGTCCGGCCGCGGCCCGCGGAGATCTGGTGGGCGAACGTGCCGTACGAGGACGGGCCCGGGGGCAAGGACCGGCCCTGTCTGGTGCTCGCGGTGCACGGGAAGCGGGCGACCGTCGCGAAGATCACCAGCAAGTACCACGACGAGCGGGCCGGGGTCATCCCGCTGCCGCCCGGTGCCGTCGGGGACGCGCAGGGGCGCGCGAGCTTCCTGGAGACCGACGAGCTGCGGGCGGTGCCGGTGTGGGACTTCCGGCGGAAGGTGGGGGTGGTGGACCCGGTCCTGTGGGACCAGATCCGTCACCTGGCGACGTAG
- a CDS encoding MBL fold metallo-hydrolase: MKLTVVGCSGSFPSAESACSSYLVEADGFRLLLDMGNGALGELQRHCGLYDLDAIFLSHLHADHCIDMCAYFVARYYRHDGGRCDPIPVYGPEGTEHRLTTAYADTPTASSMSEVFDFHTVKPSTFDIGPFTVHTERVAHPVEAYGIRVEHGGKSLTYSGDTGLSPALTELARDTDLFLCEAAFTHGKENIPDLHLNGREAGETATRAGARRLVLTHIPPWTDPQVNLADAQAVFDGPVSLAVPRLSYDI, translated from the coding sequence ATGAAGCTCACCGTCGTCGGCTGCTCGGGGTCGTTCCCGTCCGCGGAATCGGCCTGCTCGAGCTACCTCGTCGAGGCCGACGGCTTCCGGCTGCTTCTCGACATGGGCAACGGTGCCCTTGGCGAGCTGCAGCGCCACTGCGGTCTCTACGACCTCGACGCGATCTTCCTCAGCCATCTGCACGCCGACCACTGCATCGACATGTGCGCGTACTTCGTCGCGCGCTACTACCGCCACGACGGCGGCCGCTGCGACCCCATCCCGGTCTACGGCCCCGAGGGCACCGAACACCGCCTCACCACGGCCTACGCCGACACCCCCACCGCCTCCTCCATGAGCGAGGTCTTCGACTTCCACACGGTCAAGCCGTCCACCTTCGACATCGGCCCGTTCACGGTCCACACGGAGCGAGTGGCGCACCCGGTGGAGGCGTACGGCATCCGCGTCGAGCACGGCGGGAAGTCCCTGACGTACTCCGGCGACACGGGTCTCAGCCCCGCCCTGACCGAACTCGCCCGCGACACCGACCTGTTCCTGTGCGAGGCGGCCTTCACGCACGGCAAGGAGAACATCCCCGACCTGCACCTCAACGGCCGCGAGGCGGGTGAGACGGCGACCCGAGCAGGAGCCCGCCGCCTGGTCCTCACCCACATCCCCCCGTGGACCGACCCGCAGGTCAACCTCGCCGACGCACAAGCGGTGTTCGACGGTCCGGTCTCCCTGGCGGTGCCAAGACTGTCGTACGACATCTAG
- a CDS encoding PTS transporter subunit EIIC, translated as MSTATDTAAPAAKKRGSGLFQGLQKVGRSLQLPIAVLPAAGILLRLGQADSQERFHIPADVAKVFAGAGGALLDSSFGLPLLFCIGVAIGFAKKSDGSTALAAVVGFLAYYAVIHQYPIKDGHEGATYTATGLGGGFWQKGTEAAQTASFQNPGVLGGIILGLLTAVLWQRYHRKRLVDWLGFFNGRRLVPIITAAVGTVLGVLVVLGWEPIGNVITNFGEWMTGLGSFGAALFGLINRALIPIGMHQFVNSVAWFQIGDYTNSAGTVFHGDLPRFFGGDPTAGMFMTGFFPIMMFGLPAAALAIAHSARPERRKAVLGMMMSMALTSFFTGVTEPIEFTFMFIAPVLYAIHAVLTAVSMAVTWALGMHMGFSFSAGFIDVFINWGISTKPWLLIPVGLVFGAVYYAVFRFAIIKWNLPTPGREPEEEVEDLTKA; from the coding sequence ATGAGCACCGCCACCGACACGGCGGCCCCCGCAGCGAAGAAGCGGGGTTCCGGTCTGTTCCAGGGCCTGCAGAAGGTCGGCCGCAGCCTGCAGTTGCCCATTGCCGTGTTGCCGGCGGCGGGAATTCTGCTGCGGCTCGGCCAAGCGGACTCCCAGGAGCGCTTCCACATACCGGCTGACGTGGCGAAGGTGTTCGCCGGTGCCGGCGGCGCGCTGCTGGACAGCTCCTTCGGGCTGCCCCTGCTGTTCTGCATAGGCGTGGCCATCGGCTTCGCGAAGAAGTCCGACGGTTCCACGGCGCTGGCCGCGGTGGTCGGCTTCCTCGCCTACTACGCGGTGATCCACCAGTACCCGATCAAGGACGGCCACGAGGGCGCCACCTATACGGCGACCGGACTCGGCGGCGGCTTCTGGCAGAAGGGCACCGAGGCCGCGCAGACCGCGAGCTTCCAGAACCCGGGCGTGCTCGGTGGCATCATCCTCGGTCTTCTGACCGCCGTGCTGTGGCAGCGCTACCACCGCAAGCGGCTCGTCGACTGGCTCGGCTTCTTCAACGGCCGCCGCCTGGTCCCGATCATCACGGCCGCCGTCGGCACGGTTCTCGGTGTCCTGGTCGTCCTGGGCTGGGAGCCCATCGGCAACGTGATCACCAACTTCGGTGAGTGGATGACCGGCCTCGGCTCCTTCGGCGCGGCCCTCTTCGGTCTGATCAACCGCGCGCTGATCCCGATCGGCATGCACCAGTTCGTCAACTCCGTGGCTTGGTTCCAGATCGGCGACTACACCAACTCCGCCGGCACCGTCTTCCACGGCGACCTGCCGCGCTTCTTCGGCGGCGACCCCACCGCCGGTATGTTCATGACCGGCTTCTTCCCGATCATGATGTTCGGTCTGCCCGCCGCCGCCCTCGCGATCGCGCACTCCGCCCGGCCCGAGCGCCGCAAGGCCGTGCTGGGCATGATGATGTCGATGGCCCTGACCTCGTTCTTCACGGGTGTCACCGAGCCGATCGAGTTCACGTTCATGTTCATCGCCCCCGTGCTCTACGCCATCCACGCGGTCCTCACCGCGGTCTCGATGGCGGTGACGTGGGCGCTCGGCATGCACATGGGCTTCAGCTTCTCGGCCGGCTTCATCGACGTCTTCATCAACTGGGGCATCTCGACCAAGCCGTGGCTGCTGATCCCGGTCGGCCTGGTCTTCGGCGCGGTCTACTACGCCGTCTTCCGCTTCGCCATCATCAAGTGGAACCTCCCCACCCCGGGCCGCGAGCCCGAGGAGGAGGTCGAGGACCTCACGAAGGCCTGA
- a CDS encoding PTS glucose/sucrose transporter subunit IIB codes for MATKAEKIVAGLGGIDNIEEIEGCITRLRTEVIDPGKVDEAALKAAGAHGVVKMGTAIQVVIGTDADPIAAEIEDMM; via the coding sequence ATGGCCACCAAGGCAGAGAAGATCGTCGCCGGACTCGGCGGTATCGACAACATCGAAGAGATCGAAGGCTGCATCACCCGCCTCCGCACCGAGGTCATCGACCCCGGCAAGGTCGACGAAGCCGCCCTCAAGGCCGCCGGCGCCCACGGCGTCGTCAAGATGGGCACCGCCATCCAGGTCGTCATCGGCACCGACGCCGACCCCATCGCCGCGGAAATCGAAGACATGATGTAA
- the rph gene encoding ribonuclease PH: protein MSRIDGRTPEQLRPITIERGWSKHAEGSVLVSFGDTKVFCTATVSEGVPRWRKGSGEGWVTAEYSMLPRATNTRGDRESVRGKIGGRTHEISRLIGRSLRAVIDYKALGENTIVLDCDVLQADGGTRTAAITGAYVALADAVAWAQGKKLVKAGRQPLTGTVSAVSVGIVGGVPLLDLCYEEDVRADTDMNVVCTGDGRFVEVQGTAEAEPFARDELNSLLDLAVSGCSELAVLQSKALDTVLEK from the coding sequence ATGTCTCGAATCGACGGCCGCACCCCCGAACAACTCCGCCCGATCACCATCGAACGCGGCTGGAGCAAGCACGCCGAGGGCTCCGTCCTCGTCTCCTTCGGCGACACGAAGGTCTTCTGCACCGCCACCGTCAGCGAAGGCGTCCCCCGCTGGCGCAAGGGCAGCGGCGAGGGCTGGGTCACCGCCGAGTACTCCATGCTGCCCCGCGCCACCAACACCCGCGGCGACCGCGAATCCGTCCGCGGCAAGATCGGCGGCCGCACGCACGAGATCAGCCGCCTCATCGGCCGCTCCCTGCGCGCGGTCATCGACTACAAGGCGCTCGGCGAGAACACCATCGTCCTCGACTGCGACGTCCTCCAGGCCGACGGCGGCACCCGCACCGCGGCCATCACCGGCGCCTACGTCGCTCTCGCCGACGCCGTCGCCTGGGCCCAGGGCAAGAAGCTGGTCAAGGCCGGCCGCCAGCCGCTGACCGGAACCGTGAGCGCGGTCTCCGTCGGCATCGTCGGCGGAGTACCCCTCCTCGACCTCTGCTACGAGGAGGACGTGCGCGCCGACACCGACATGAACGTCGTCTGCACCGGCGACGGCCGCTTCGTCGAGGTCCAGGGCACCGCCGAGGCCGAGCCCTTCGCCCGCGACGAGCTCAACTCCCTCCTCGACCTCGCGGTGTCGGGCTGCTCGGAACTCGCTGTCCTGCAGAGCAAGGCGCTTGATACGGTCCTCGAAAAGTAA
- the rdgB gene encoding RdgB/HAM1 family non-canonical purine NTP pyrophosphatase yields MTRLILATRNAGKITELHAILADAGLPFDLVGADAYPEIPDVKETGVTFAENALLKAHALARATGLPAIADDSGLCVDVLNGAPGIFSARWSGTHGDDGANLNLLLAQLSDIADEHRGAHFACAAALALPDGTERVVEGQLRGALRHTPVGTNGFGYDPILQPEGETRTCAELSPDEKNAISHRGKAFRALVPVVRELLG; encoded by the coding sequence ATGACCCGCCTGATCCTCGCCACGCGCAACGCCGGCAAAATCACCGAACTCCACGCGATCCTCGCCGACGCAGGTCTGCCGTTCGACCTCGTCGGCGCGGACGCGTACCCCGAGATCCCCGACGTCAAGGAAACCGGCGTCACCTTCGCGGAGAACGCACTCCTGAAGGCCCACGCCCTCGCCCGGGCAACGGGCCTGCCGGCGATCGCCGACGACTCGGGCCTGTGCGTCGACGTCCTGAACGGCGCCCCGGGTATCTTCTCGGCCCGCTGGTCGGGCACCCACGGAGACGACGGCGCGAACCTGAACCTGCTCCTGGCCCAACTGTCGGACATCGCCGACGAACACCGCGGCGCCCACTTCGCCTGCGCGGCGGCCCTGGCACTGCCGGACGGCACGGAGAGGGTGGTCGAGGGTCAGTTGAGGGGCGCCCTCCGCCACACCCCTGTCGGCACGAACGGCTTCGGCTACGACCCGATCCTCCAGCCCGAGGGCGAGACACGGACCTGCGCCGAACTGTCCCCGGACGAGAAGAACGCGATCAGCCATCGGGGGAAGGCGTTTCGGGCGTTGGTGCCGGTGGTGCGGGAGTTGTTGGGCTGA